gctgaatttatagaattatCATCATCCTCTtctgatttgtgattctgctccCTCCTTGGTTTTGTACAATCTATCAaaaagtgacatttttctccATAACTTCAACACGTCACGTTTGGTCTGTTTCGAAAATTTTcacggttctttgattttgattgaccTTTGTTTGGGCCATTCGATTTACTTCTTCCACTATGGTCAGCACTAAGAGCACTGCCGGATGAATCttcaatttctcatttatGAATACTTTCGCTTAGAACTACATCTCGGTTTTCATCGAACTTTAGTTTCTCAAATCCTCGAGAACTGTTGATCACGGCAACAACATTATTCCACGGCTCTGGTAatgatgacatcaaaatcagtgccttcatttcatcttcaaaattaattttcaccgaactcagttgacttacaatcatattgaattcgtTTATATGATCAGCAATAGATTCACTTTCaaacatttgtagattgaactgcctccgcatcaaatacaccgtGTTTACAGTCGATGAgttttcgtacatattcgacaacgccttcaacagatctgatattgttttctccttgatgatgttaaacgaCATATTTCTAAACAAcgtcaaccggatcaaccctaaggcctagcgatccttgagcttccactgcaCTGTGGTCATAGTATCCAGTTTCATCCCAAACAAGGGGTTCAtaaagatctttctggtataaataatctaaaatttgcatcttccagaaaccgaaatcgcaTCAAACTTCTTAATTCaaatctttaaactttccatCTTCGTTGATCGTGGTGAATCTCGCCTAGCTCTGGTATCAGTTGTTCGGATagcacaacaatgcacacactcatcaagatgaacacaaagtacaagagagaaaaaattaagggaggaatattggctaaattttttattgtacACCGAATACTatagagaatgaagaaaatacaTTTTGGAAGCCCTGCCTAATaggatataatatatatatatacccgaTATGgtatatctaccatatatatctctacccGATAtgaaatatctaccatatatatatatcagatctttacgaaatatctatCGTATATCTCTCCACCGAATCTTCACTATAAATAATCATTCgactccatatcccaacattCAATATTGTTTACATGACTAAAGTTTACGTAGCATGATATGAGCTCCATATTGAGGTCTAGTAGTTAAATTGGATGTTGGAGCATGTGTATAAGACGAAGAAAGCTCAAAGGAAAAGTGTTGTAGAATCATGGATAGAGCAATTTTGGCCTCAATTATGGCAAAGTTCTGTCCGATGCATATGCGAGGACCCCATCCAAATGGGAAGAATCCAGCTTGATTTTGTGTCGCTTTTGAAACTCCCTCAGCAAATCTGTCGGGATTAAACTCATTTGCATCATCACCCCATAGCTTCTTATCACGATGGATAAGAATAATTGGAAAACTCAACATCACTCCCGCTGGAAAACTCAATTTTTCAAGctttgtttcattttgaacAAGACGAGAAAAAAAGGCTACTGGTGGATATAATCTCAAGACTTCGTTCAATATCATAGTAACCTAAATGTTGAGAATATGATAAAGTTTAacgaatgaaataaaataagaatgaaaatacATAAAAGAGAGTGTTACTCACGATTTTTAGGCGATTTAAACCATCAAAATCTGGTTTGTTGTTACCAAACACTTGTAGGACCTCTTCTCTTGCTAGATCTTGCCATCTTGTGTATGAGCTCAATAAAACCATTGTCCAAACTAGTAGCATTGCTGTGGTTTCTTGGCCAGCAAGGTAAAAAACTCTACATTCGTTTACTATGTCTTTGATACTCATTCCGACATCGTTGTTTTCGTGCTCTcgaatttctttcaaatttgattgTAAGAGGATGCTTAATAGATCATTATGCATAGCTTCACCTGCCATCATAGCCCTTTGCCTTTTGTTGATAACATTCAAGAGCAACGTTTTTAATTCTTTGcttatctttttcattctaTTGTTCGACTTCGTTGGTACAAACCTGCACAAACATTTTAATGAGATGTTATatgaattttcataaataagatcctatatcgattggagagagaaatgagaattagtgaggacgctggcttCAAAGGGCGTGAATTGTGTTAGATCCTagattggttggagaggggaacaaagcattgttttataagtgtgtggaaacctcttactagcagacgcattttaaaaactttgagggaaaacccaaaaggaaaagctcaaagaggacaatatcggctagtggtgggcttgagttgttacaaatgatatctaagccagacaccgggcggtgtgccaacagacgttgggccccgaagggagtggattgtgagattccacatcaattggagagaggaacgagtgtcagcgaagacgctTGGCCCCGAGGGGGTGGTTAttagattccacattggttgaagagaggaacgagtgccagcgaagatgTGGGGCCCCGAAGAAGTGTggacattgggcggtgtgccaacaaggacgctgggccttgaagaagggtggacaccgggcggtatgccaacgaggatgctgggccccgaaggtggtgtattgtgagatctcacatcaattgaagagaggaacgagtgccagcgaggatgctaggcctcgaaggaggtgaattgttagattccacatcggttggagaaaggaacgagtatcaacgagaacgctggttctcaaaaggggtggattgtgagatcccacatcgattggagaggggaacgaagcattctttataaaagtgtggaaacctgttCCTAGTTTTAAAACCCTCTAGCAGAAGTTCGAAaggaaaaccctaaaaaagaCTCGTATTCATGTctaaattgaattgaattgtgCATGAGTTCACCTCCATCCGGGTATGTAAACTGTAGATACAACTTTAACGATTAGATTGATAAGTTGTTTTAGACGTATAAAGatcatttttccttcttcataGCTGCTTCCAAATGCTGTTCGAGAAATCACATCAGCTGCCAAGTTTCCCAAATGAGGCATCACATCCAATTCATAATATCCATCTTTTGAGACAAGTTCTTCCCATTTCCTAATCATCTCAGTGCAACTCTCACACATTGCAGGCACCATGTCCTGTATATAGCAATTTAACCATGTATATGAACAATTAGACTCccaaaaatattgtttatcaAAGTACAATATAGAAGTTTATAGAAGTTTTTGAAATTGCACCAACTTCTAAATCTACTTTTAAACCAATCTAACATGGTTAGTTGGATAGTTGTGTATTAGCCAAactccaccgctaacagatattgtcctcgttCCGCTTTTACTTTCGagtttcccttcaaggtttctATAACACTTCCGCTAGCCGAtatcgttctcctccccaaccgatgtgagatctcacaagcAAATGCGTttacaagggtatggaaacctctccctaatagatgcgttttaaaaatcttgagggaaaaccccaAAGGAAAAACCNCCTAGTTGTGgatttgggcggttacaagtagtattagagccagacatcggccATTGTACCAACAAGGATGCTGTCTCCGAAaggggtgaattatgagaactcacatcgattggagagaggaatgagtgccagcgagaacccTGTGCCTCaaaggagtgaattgtgagatctcacatcgattgaagagatgAACGAGTGTTAGAAGAAAGCATACCTTCAAGTGTTTGAAATGAAAGGCTGGATTGATTATCTTTCTATGCTTAACCCATTTGGGTCCTTCATGATCAGCAAGTCCATCGAAAAGCAACCTTGAAAGAGGGTTGATAGACGGCTTTTGAATATCATGCATTAAAGAAAATGCAGCTTTGAGTTGATCAGGGTCCATGATGTGCACTCTTGGATATGGTCCAATCCACATGAATGAATTCTTTCCTATATTTAatacaaacaacaaacaaacacttGGAGAATAATTAAACACttatttgataaaaacaaacaaacacgaCATACCATATGTGTGGATGGTATGATTCATGGAGGGGATGACACGTGGAGCAATATCATGGGAGAAGTTCATGGGGCTGGATATGGCCTGCTCCCTCATGGCAGCTATGTCCTTGATGTCGCCGGTGAGAAGCCGGTAAGGATTCCCGGCGAAGCCTTGCTTTCTGAGGCACCTCTCAAGCTTCTTCGGCCTCAACCAAATCCAGTTCAAATATCTCCATCCCCATACGGCTAACCACACCACAATCACCGCCAAAATGGAAACCCTAATACTCCCCAATATCTCCATCtaaatagagagagatttctgaATTTTGTGCTTAGCGATGGAAGGAGGACCTATGTTTGCTAATTTATAACCAAAGAAAAGTGCATGCAAACTAATTTGATTCGTGAAATTACAACTTTATCCAATTAAGTTGAGTTTAATATGACATATTTGAAGTTGAAttgattttgagttttcaattttgtgtctattAGGCATATGTTGTATGTTTATGCACGCGGGAACCGTTCGCGTCTACCCATGAGCTTGCTTGCTATCGAGACTAGTTGTAACGACTCAGGCccaccgccagtagatattgtcctatttggacttGCTTTCCCTTTtcggcttcccctcaaaaattttaaaacccttataaatggtgtttcgttctccaccctaaccaatgtgggatctcacaatccatcccccttcggggtccagcgtcctcgctgacacttgtttctttctccaatcgatgtgggacccctaccaaaccatcccccttcgggacccaacgtccttattgacacaccgcctcgtgtctacccccttcggggctcagccttctTACTGACACattgctcggtgtctagctctgataccatttgtaatggtccagacccaccgctagcagatattgtcctctttgagctcctcttttgggcttcttcCATAAGGTTCTTAAAACGTGTTAGTtaaggaaaggttttcacactcttataaaaggtgtttagTTCTCCACCCCAGCCGACGTGGGGTCTCGTAGTCTcttaaattcttattttttatgtttaagtCACACAATTTGTATAGGTTCCATGTAAGAGGTGAcgtttcttattttgtgtAATTGATGGTCGggaatctattaaatttttacttctttaggaataattatttttcaatatttcaatttggtgtaaaagatatattttaatatttctggtaaatttatctttttttggacataattttatacattaattaatgAGGCTATAATAGAACCAATTCCAATCCAATAAGGCCAGCTTGCGTGAACATCTTTTTGTAGGGAATTCAATTGCATATTAGATTTAGGTATTTTGTTTGGTGGTTGTAATCACGTTATCAAATAGATTTTGAAAGAAGATAAGGATAAAAGTCTTTGTTACTAGGAGTTATTAGTTGTTGAGCATTTTTAGGAGAAGTTATTAGTAAGCATTTCTAGGAAGAGTTAGTAGGAGTGAAGCATTTTTAAGAGAAGTTATTAGTCATCGAGAATTTCTACTAGAAGTTACTAGTAGTGGAGCAATGGTAGTAGAAGTTATTAGGTGTGGAACGgataattgtttttatataGCCATTAGacgtatattttattttgaataaaaaaatataaaaaattgaaaagtattGTGATTGAAATAATTTAGTACAAAGAAATTTTCACCCAAGTTATCGGGAatacttatttcattttctcctGATTGTGTGCTTTGAATCTATGATGCTGAAATAAATGTTGTCACCGCATAAAGTCTTCGGAAGAGTAACTACGCAGCATGTGGTTGAGGCACATGGGGTAAGGGACAACATGGGTAGACTGAGCAGCTTTCAGGCACATGGGGTCGCTCCACTAGACATTGACGGGACAACATGGGTAGACTGAGTAGCTTTCAGACACATGGGATTGCTCCACTAGACATTGACTATATGGTTTTTTTGGTGGAAAGTCGCTCGTTAACCTTACACAAATGTGTTCATATGAGATGACATTCTATCCTATGAGGTGTGATGAGGTGACACCTTAACTATGATACCAAATGCTCACTACTAAGGCTACGTAAGCGTATTTAGTCAAAGAACATAATAGTAATTCACCTCAGAGATGGGACTTGTAGCTCGACAGATCCACAA
This Cucurbita pepo subsp. pepo cultivar mu-cu-16 unplaced genomic scaffold, ASM280686v2 Cp4.1_scaffold000123, whole genome shotgun sequence DNA region includes the following protein-coding sequences:
- the LOC111783883 gene encoding cytochrome P450 CYP72A219-like: MEILGSIRVSILAVIVVWLAVWGWRYLNWIWLRPKKLERCLRKQGFAGNPYRLLTGDIKDIAAMREQAISSPMNFSHDIAPRVIPSMNHTIHTYGKNSFMWIGPYPRVHIMDPDQLKAAFSLMHDIQKPSINPLSRLLFDGLADHEGPKWVKHRKIINPAFHFKHLKDMVPAMCESCTEMIRKWEELVSKDGYYELDVMPHLGNLAADVISRTAFGSSYEEGKMIFIRLKQLINLIVKVVSTVYIPGWRFVPTKSNNRMKKISKELKTLLLNVINKRQRAMMAGEAMHNDLLSILLQSNLKEIREHENNDVGMSIKDIVNECRVFYLAGQETTAMLLVWTMVLLSSYTRWQDLAREEVLQVFGNNKPDFDGLNRLKIVTMILNEVLRLYPPVAFFSRLVQNETKLEKLSFPAGVMLSFPIILIHRDKKLWGDDANEFNPDRFAEGVSKATQNQAGFFPFGWGPRICIGQNFAIIEAKIALSMILQHFSFELSSSYTHAPTSNLTTRPQYGAHIMLRKL